The Candidatus Mycolicibacterium alkanivorans genome contains a region encoding:
- a CDS encoding pyridoxal phosphate-dependent aminotransferase, with translation MTVSRLQPYAVTIFAEMSALAARVGAVNLGQGFPDEDGPAGMLEAAQKAIAEGVNQYPPGLGIAPLREAIAAQRTRQYGVQYDPETEVLVTVGATEAIAAAVIGLVEPGSEVLLVEPFYDSYSPVIAMAGSQRVPVPLVPDGRGFALDIDALRAAVTPRTRALIVNSPHNPTGMVLSDHDLRALAALAVEADLLVITDEVYEHLVYDDQKHMPVATYPGMAERTVTISSAAKMFNCTGWKIGWACGAPDLIAGVRAAKQYLSYVGGAPFQPAVAYALNFEEAWVGALRDSLQAKRDRLAAALTELGFGVHDSAGTYFLCADPRPLGYSDSTAFCAKLPGRAGVAAIPMSAFCDPASPHIGAWKHLVRFAFCKRDDTLDEAIRRLGALQGGRDLP, from the coding sequence ATGACGGTGTCGCGGCTGCAGCCCTATGCGGTGACGATTTTCGCCGAGATGTCGGCGCTCGCCGCACGCGTCGGTGCGGTGAATCTCGGCCAGGGCTTCCCGGACGAGGACGGTCCGGCAGGCATGCTCGAGGCGGCGCAGAAAGCGATCGCCGAGGGGGTCAACCAATACCCGCCGGGGCTGGGCATCGCCCCGTTGCGCGAGGCGATCGCCGCCCAACGCACGCGGCAGTACGGCGTGCAGTACGACCCGGAGACCGAAGTGCTGGTCACCGTCGGCGCCACGGAGGCGATCGCGGCCGCCGTCATAGGTCTGGTCGAACCGGGCTCGGAGGTGCTGCTGGTCGAGCCGTTCTACGACTCCTACTCCCCCGTCATCGCGATGGCCGGCTCGCAACGCGTCCCGGTGCCACTGGTGCCCGACGGCCGCGGCTTCGCCCTCGACATCGACGCGCTTCGCGCCGCGGTGACGCCCCGGACCAGGGCGCTCATCGTCAACTCACCGCACAACCCGACGGGCATGGTGCTCTCGGATCACGACCTGCGTGCCCTGGCCGCGCTGGCTGTCGAGGCCGACCTGCTGGTGATCACCGACGAGGTCTACGAACACCTGGTCTACGACGACCAGAAGCACATGCCGGTGGCCACCTACCCCGGCATGGCCGAGCGCACCGTGACGATCTCGAGTGCGGCCAAGATGTTCAACTGCACCGGCTGGAAGATCGGCTGGGCCTGTGGAGCGCCGGATCTGATCGCCGGGGTGCGCGCAGCCAAGCAGTACCTCAGCTATGTGGGAGGCGCACCTTTCCAGCCCGCGGTCGCCTACGCGCTGAACTTCGAGGAAGCGTGGGTGGGCGCGCTGCGCGATTCACTGCAGGCCAAGCGCGACCGGCTGGCCGCGGCGTTGACCGAATTAGGCTTCGGGGTGCACGACAGCGCGGGCACCTACTTCCTGTGCGCCGACCCGCGACCGCTGGGCTACTCTGACAGCACCGCGTTCTGCGCGAAGCTGCCGGGGCGGGCCGGGGTGGCGGCGATCCCGATGTCGGCGTTCTGCGATCCGGCGTCCCCACATATCGGGGCGTGGAAACACTTGGTGCGCTTCGCTTTCTGCAAGCGCGACGACACCCTTGACGAGGCGATCCGGCGGCTCGGCGCGCTACAGGGCGGCCGCGACCTCCCATAG
- a CDS encoding Hsp70 family protein: MRLGIDFGTTHTVAAVVDRGNYPVVSFDGADTWPSLIAGSVAGKLRFGLDAAAVRHTPGWSVLRSFKRLLDDAGPDTEVTLAGHSYPVPDLLTRFLAQLRSDLHRRSNAGLPKRERVEAAISVPANASSAQRFLTLDAFTQAGFDVVALLNEPSAAGFEYAHRYRSTITAKREYVLIYDLGGGTFDASLLRMTGTLNEVVTSQGIRHLGGDDFDEAIVELVLKNAGLRDIGSDAREAILDECVARKEAMGPNTRRFLVDLSMVDHPTFSCGVDDVYAACAPLVQKTVDALARVLQDPGRDSVLDWAEVAGIYVVGGAGSFPLVSRMLRAAFGDKRVKRSPHPFAATAIGLAGFLDKEAGYTLSERLSRHLGVFREAQAGTDVVFDPILPKDTALPAEGEPPLVVTRSYRAAHNIGRFRFVECSRIIDGRPDGDVTPYAPVLFPFDPDLRADRNLARRPVIRWNAAPDVEERYVISSGGGVEVSLTTRPDGFTRRFRLARGAA, encoded by the coding sequence ATGAGGCTGGGCATCGACTTCGGCACCACGCACACGGTCGCGGCAGTGGTCGACAGAGGCAACTATCCCGTCGTGTCGTTCGACGGAGCCGACACGTGGCCGTCGTTGATCGCGGGCAGCGTCGCCGGCAAGCTGCGCTTCGGATTGGACGCCGCCGCGGTGCGCCATACCCCCGGCTGGTCGGTGCTGCGGTCGTTCAAACGCCTGCTCGACGATGCCGGACCAGACACCGAGGTGACCCTGGCCGGTCACTCCTACCCGGTGCCCGATCTGCTGACCAGATTCCTGGCCCAGCTACGCAGTGATCTGCACCGCCGCTCGAATGCCGGGCTGCCGAAGCGCGAACGAGTCGAAGCCGCCATAAGCGTGCCCGCCAACGCTTCCAGCGCGCAGCGTTTCCTGACGCTGGACGCCTTCACCCAGGCAGGCTTCGACGTGGTCGCACTGCTCAACGAGCCGTCCGCAGCAGGGTTCGAATATGCCCACCGATACCGCTCCACGATCACGGCCAAGCGCGAATACGTCTTGATATACGACCTCGGCGGCGGCACTTTCGACGCCTCGCTGCTGAGAATGACGGGGACCCTCAACGAAGTGGTGACCAGCCAGGGGATCCGCCACCTCGGTGGTGACGATTTCGACGAGGCCATCGTCGAGCTGGTTCTGAAGAATGCGGGACTGCGCGACATCGGTTCCGACGCCCGCGAGGCGATACTCGACGAATGCGTCGCCCGCAAGGAAGCGATGGGCCCCAACACCCGCCGCTTCCTGGTCGACCTCTCGATGGTGGATCATCCGACATTTTCCTGCGGCGTGGACGACGTCTACGCCGCCTGCGCGCCGTTGGTCCAAAAGACAGTCGACGCGTTGGCACGGGTCCTCCAGGACCCGGGTCGTGACAGTGTCCTGGACTGGGCTGAGGTCGCCGGCATCTACGTTGTGGGTGGCGCGGGCAGCTTCCCGCTCGTCAGCCGGATGCTGCGCGCGGCATTCGGCGACAAGCGGGTCAAGCGGTCCCCGCATCCGTTCGCCGCCACCGCCATCGGGTTGGCCGGTTTCCTCGACAAGGAAGCCGGATACACCCTGTCGGAGCGACTCTCCCGACACCTCGGGGTGTTCCGTGAAGCGCAGGCGGGCACCGATGTCGTGTTCGACCCGATCCTGCCGAAGGACACCGCTCTTCCCGCTGAGGGTGAACCGCCGCTCGTAGTGACCCGTAGCTACCGCGCCGCCCACAACATCGGACGGTTCCGCTTCGTGGAGTGCAGCCGGATCATCGACGGCCGCCCCGACGGTGACGTGACCCCGTACGCCCCGGTCTTGTTCCCGTTCGACCCTGACCTGCGGGCCGACCGGAATCTGGCGCGCCGGCCGGTCATTCGATGGAATGCCGCGCCCGACGTGGAGGAGCGTTACGTCATCAGCTCCGGCGGTGGCGTCGAGGTGTCGCTGACGACCCGGCCGGACGGTTTCACCCGCCGCTTCCGGCTGGCCCGTGGCGCTGCGTAA
- a CDS encoding acetyl-CoA C-acetyltransferase has translation MSEEAFIYEAIRTPRGKQRNGSLTEVKPLNLVVGLINELRSRFPDLDESLISDVILGCVTPVGDQGGDIARAAVIAAGMPDTVGGVQLNRFCASGLEAVNIAAQKVRSGWDDLVLAGGVESMSRVPMGSDGGAMMADPATSYDAYIVPQGIGADLIATIEGFSRDDVDAYALQSQERAAAAWSGGYFAKSVVPVRDQNGLLILDHDEHMRPDSTMENLGKLKPAFEALAAMAGFDDVALQKYHWIEKINHVHTGGNSSGIVDGAALVLVGSESAGKAQNLSPRARIVATATTGADPTIMLTGPTPATLKVLDRAGLTVDDIDLFELNEAFASVVLKFQKDLNIPSEKLNVNGGAIAMGHPLGATGAMITGTMVDELERRGAKRALITLCIGGGMGVATIIERV, from the coding sequence ATGTCCGAAGAAGCTTTCATCTACGAGGCCATCCGCACTCCGCGCGGCAAGCAGCGCAACGGCTCGTTGACCGAGGTCAAGCCGCTGAATCTGGTCGTCGGTCTGATCAACGAGCTGCGCTCACGCTTCCCCGATCTCGACGAGAGCCTGATCAGCGACGTCATCCTGGGCTGCGTCACCCCGGTCGGTGACCAGGGCGGCGACATCGCCCGCGCCGCGGTGATCGCGGCCGGCATGCCCGACACGGTCGGCGGCGTCCAGCTCAACCGGTTCTGCGCCTCCGGCCTGGAGGCTGTGAACATCGCCGCACAAAAGGTGCGCTCGGGCTGGGACGACCTGGTGTTGGCCGGTGGTGTGGAGTCGATGAGCCGCGTCCCGATGGGTTCCGACGGCGGCGCCATGATGGCCGACCCCGCCACGTCCTACGACGCCTACATCGTCCCGCAGGGCATCGGTGCCGACCTGATCGCCACCATCGAGGGCTTCTCCCGCGACGACGTCGACGCCTACGCGCTGCAGTCCCAGGAGCGGGCCGCAGCGGCCTGGTCGGGCGGCTACTTCGCCAAGAGCGTGGTCCCGGTCCGCGACCAGAACGGTCTGCTGATCCTCGACCATGACGAGCACATGCGCCCCGACTCCACGATGGAGAACCTGGGCAAGCTCAAGCCCGCCTTCGAGGCGCTGGCCGCCATGGCCGGCTTCGACGACGTGGCGCTGCAGAAGTACCACTGGATCGAGAAGATCAACCACGTCCACACCGGCGGCAACAGCTCCGGCATCGTCGACGGCGCCGCGCTGGTGCTGGTGGGCTCCGAAAGTGCAGGGAAGGCTCAAAATCTGAGCCCGCGCGCCCGCATCGTGGCCACCGCCACCACCGGTGCCGACCCGACCATCATGCTGACCGGCCCGACGCCGGCCACGCTGAAGGTGCTCGACCGCGCCGGTCTGACCGTCGACGACATTGACCTGTTCGAGCTCAACGAGGCGTTCGCGTCGGTGGTGCTGAAGTTCCAGAAGGACCTGAACATCCCCAGCGAGAAGCTCAACGTCAACGGCGGCGCCATCGCGATGGGCCACCCGCTGGGTGCCACCGGCGCCATGATCACCGGCACCATGGTCGACGAGCTCGAACGCCGCGGCGCCAAACGTGCGCTCATCACGCTGTGCATCGGCGGCGGCATGGGCGTGGCCACCATCATCGAGCGCGTCTAG